A single genomic interval of Microbacterium hydrocarbonoxydans harbors:
- a CDS encoding SseB family protein, whose protein sequence is MALFSRRKKSADDVVADQTETEVETTESEDVSAADASDAQATPDETPEAAPSIGISVQAFRGVGAQAGPEVTLPAADAAASSGSASVPMSAPAAAPAPVATPAPEPERRLPLAPVQPPEQTETVPGMKDNVLLRESLKEVEKGATNEQLLGVLRQALQGHLYIRVNGDARAQISEGKPLAVAVVRDGERQFMLAFSSAAAVRDSVQLEKDPSATSAVAQPVTSVLQQVVSGDFAGLIVDNASAPHRVVFPTELLQKALDQADVDMTVKSILAAPREQDTASKLGDALAVKRMWVAVNEGNSSGQVGIAEAQTPDGKRFLQLFSHPLEVLALGRGDRPLPFEPQQLANLLSSHIEMAGVIIDPAGPSMLVERDALTSVLIMAVDIGD, encoded by the coding sequence ATGGCCCTGTTCTCACGCCGCAAGAAGTCCGCCGACGACGTCGTCGCCGACCAGACCGAGACTGAAGTCGAGACCACCGAGTCAGAGGATGTCTCGGCGGCCGACGCATCCGATGCGCAGGCGACGCCGGACGAGACCCCCGAAGCGGCACCGAGCATCGGCATCTCGGTCCAGGCCTTCCGAGGCGTGGGTGCTCAGGCGGGCCCTGAGGTGACGCTTCCCGCGGCTGATGCGGCAGCATCGTCCGGATCCGCCTCCGTGCCGATGTCGGCACCCGCTGCCGCGCCTGCGCCTGTCGCGACGCCTGCACCCGAGCCCGAGCGCCGCCTGCCGCTCGCTCCCGTCCAGCCGCCCGAGCAGACCGAGACCGTCCCCGGCATGAAGGACAACGTCCTGCTCCGCGAATCGCTCAAGGAGGTCGAGAAGGGCGCGACGAACGAGCAGCTCCTCGGCGTGCTGCGTCAAGCGCTGCAGGGGCACCTGTACATCCGCGTGAACGGCGACGCCCGTGCGCAGATCAGCGAGGGCAAGCCGCTGGCCGTCGCCGTGGTGCGTGACGGCGAGCGCCAGTTCATGCTCGCGTTCAGCTCGGCCGCGGCCGTGCGCGACTCGGTGCAGCTCGAGAAGGATCCGTCCGCGACCTCGGCCGTCGCCCAGCCGGTCACCTCGGTGCTCCAGCAGGTCGTGTCCGGAGACTTCGCCGGGCTCATCGTCGACAACGCCTCCGCGCCGCATCGCGTCGTGTTCCCCACCGAACTGCTGCAGAAGGCGCTCGACCAGGCCGACGTCGACATGACGGTGAAGTCGATCCTCGCGGCTCCGCGCGAGCAGGACACCGCGTCCAAGCTCGGCGATGCGCTCGCCGTGAAGCGCATGTGGGTCGCCGTGAACGAGGGCAACAGCAGCGGGCAGGTGGGCATCGCCGAAGCGCAGACGCCCGACGGCAAGCGGTTCCTGCAGCTGTTCTCGCACCCCCTCGAGGTGCTCGCGCTGGGCCGGGGAGACCGCCCGCTGCCGTTCGAGCCGCAGCAGCTCGCGAATCTGCTGTCCAGCCACATCGAGATGGCGGGGGTCATCATCGACCCGGCAGGGCCCAGCATGCTCGTCGAGCGCGACGCCCTCACGTCGGTCCTGATCATGGCCGTCGACATCGGCGACTGA
- a CDS encoding ATP-dependent helicase, which translates to MTEAPLIVPGSVGPRSTGAEGHDDLLAGLNPQQLEAVTYRGPALLIVAGAGSGKTSVLTRRIASLLRSREAWPSQILAITFTNKAAGEMRERVEAIIGDAARGMWISTFHSACVRILRREAQQFGFTKSFTIYDSGDSRALIKRLVKEHEADAYGLTPASVQSRISKLKNELSDAEAYARQANMSDPAERIFVELFTDYQRQLQKANAFDFDDLIGQTVYLFRAFPQVADTYRRRFRHILVDEYQDTNHAQYALIHELTRPVSGESADPYASNGMMIFEPETSPELEGASLTVVGDSDQSIYAFRGADIRNISEFERDFPGARVVLLEQNYRSTQNILSAANAVIGNNFDRKDKKLWSDKGDGDMIVGFTGYSQHDEAQFVADEVEALHRAGMPYSEMAVFYRTNSQSRALEEIFIRSAVPYKIMGGTKFYERAEIKDALAYLVAVANPADEMAVRRILNKPRRGIGDVSETAIARFAEDHGITFRQALSVPDQLGFGPKIQAGIAQLDAVLAEATEIMLPASGEVPAPTTVADGLSVLLSKSGYLDALRASRDPQDEARVENLDEFVAVARDFARNNPEGTIVDFLTEVALVSDADDLDDESGSVSLMTMHTAKGLEYDAVFVTGVEEDLIPHRISAGEPGGPQEERRLFYVGITRARKRLHLSLAMTRAQFGEVSVAMPSRFLQEIPAGLIDWRQSPGDVNSRGGSQSRALNARRAGGFGGSGSGDRFAVKQLPGRDSLKPLSTAMDKFPNRVTAKMRDNGDLELAAGDRIRHSDFGEGRVDAVTGEGAKRIAHVRFDSAGQKKLLIKVAPIEKI; encoded by the coding sequence ATGACCGAAGCCCCCCTCATCGTCCCCGGATCCGTCGGCCCACGCTCCACAGGGGCGGAGGGGCACGACGATCTCCTCGCCGGCCTCAACCCTCAGCAGCTCGAGGCCGTGACCTATCGCGGCCCCGCGCTGCTCATCGTCGCGGGTGCGGGCTCGGGCAAGACCAGCGTGCTCACCCGACGCATCGCGTCACTGCTCCGCAGCCGCGAGGCATGGCCCAGCCAGATCCTCGCGATCACCTTCACCAACAAGGCCGCCGGCGAGATGCGCGAGCGCGTCGAGGCGATCATCGGCGACGCGGCGCGCGGCATGTGGATCTCGACGTTCCACTCCGCCTGCGTGCGGATCCTGCGCCGGGAGGCACAGCAGTTCGGCTTCACGAAGTCGTTCACGATCTACGACTCCGGCGACTCGCGGGCCCTGATCAAGCGGCTCGTCAAGGAGCACGAGGCCGACGCGTACGGTCTGACCCCGGCATCCGTCCAGTCGCGCATCTCGAAGCTCAAGAACGAGCTCTCGGATGCCGAGGCCTACGCGCGCCAGGCCAACATGTCGGACCCGGCCGAGCGGATCTTCGTCGAGCTCTTCACCGACTACCAGCGGCAGCTGCAGAAGGCCAACGCCTTCGACTTCGACGACCTCATCGGTCAGACGGTCTACCTGTTCCGGGCGTTCCCGCAGGTCGCCGACACGTACCGCCGTCGGTTCCGGCACATCCTCGTCGACGAGTACCAGGACACCAACCACGCCCAGTACGCGCTGATCCACGAGCTCACCCGGCCGGTGTCGGGCGAGTCCGCCGATCCGTATGCCTCCAACGGCATGATGATCTTCGAACCGGAGACTTCGCCGGAGCTGGAGGGTGCATCGCTCACGGTGGTCGGCGACTCCGACCAGTCGATCTACGCCTTCCGCGGTGCCGACATCCGCAACATCAGCGAGTTCGAGCGCGACTTCCCCGGTGCTCGGGTCGTCCTGCTCGAGCAGAACTACCGGTCGACGCAGAATATCCTGTCCGCGGCCAACGCCGTGATCGGCAACAACTTCGACCGCAAGGACAAGAAGCTCTGGAGCGACAAGGGCGACGGCGACATGATCGTCGGCTTCACGGGGTACTCGCAGCACGATGAGGCCCAGTTCGTCGCCGACGAGGTTGAGGCGCTGCACCGCGCCGGGATGCCGTACTCCGAGATGGCGGTGTTCTACCGCACCAACTCGCAGTCCCGCGCGTTGGAGGAGATCTTCATCCGCTCCGCCGTGCCCTACAAGATCATGGGCGGCACGAAGTTCTACGAGCGCGCCGAGATCAAGGACGCCCTGGCGTACCTCGTCGCCGTCGCGAACCCCGCAGACGAGATGGCGGTGCGCCGCATCCTGAACAAGCCGAGACGTGGCATCGGCGACGTCAGCGAGACGGCGATCGCACGGTTCGCCGAGGACCACGGGATCACTTTCCGCCAGGCCCTCTCGGTTCCCGATCAGCTGGGCTTCGGCCCGAAGATCCAGGCCGGGATCGCCCAGCTCGACGCAGTGCTCGCCGAGGCGACCGAGATCATGCTTCCGGCGTCCGGTGAAGTGCCGGCGCCGACGACCGTGGCCGACGGGCTGAGTGTGCTGCTCTCCAAGAGCGGCTACCTCGACGCGCTGCGCGCCAGCCGCGACCCGCAGGACGAGGCCCGCGTCGAGAACCTCGACGAGTTCGTCGCGGTCGCGCGCGACTTCGCGCGCAACAACCCCGAAGGCACCATCGTCGACTTCCTCACCGAGGTCGCGCTCGTCTCCGACGCCGACGACCTCGACGACGAGTCCGGATCGGTGTCGCTCATGACGATGCACACGGCCAAGGGTCTCGAGTACGACGCCGTGTTCGTCACGGGTGTCGAAGAGGACCTGATCCCGCACCGGATCTCCGCGGGCGAGCCTGGCGGGCCCCAGGAGGAGCGTCGGCTCTTCTACGTCGGCATCACCCGCGCGCGCAAGCGCCTGCACCTCTCGCTCGCGATGACCAGGGCTCAGTTCGGTGAAGTGTCGGTCGCCATGCCCAGCCGGTTCCTGCAGGAGATCCCGGCGGGACTCATCGACTGGCGCCAGTCGCCGGGAGACGTGAACTCCCGGGGCGGGTCGCAGTCGCGCGCGCTCAACGCGCGTCGCGCCGGCGGGTTCGGCGGATCCGGCTCCGGTGATCGTTTCGCCGTCAAGCAGCTCCCCGGCAGGGACTCGCTCAAGCCGCTGTCGACCGCGATGGACAAGTTCCCCAACCGTGTCACGGCCAAGATGCGCGACAACGGCGATCTCGAGCTGGCGGCGGGCGACCGCATCCGTCACTCCGACTTCGGCGAGGGGCGCGTCGATGCCGTGACCGGCGAGGGGGCGAAGCGCATCGCGCATGTCCGCTTCGATTCGGCCGGGCAGAAGAAGCTCCTCATCAAGGTCGCGCCGATCGAGAAGATCTAG
- a CDS encoding lamin tail domain-containing protein — protein MSRLHSAAAVTTVCALSAAALLAVPLAATGAETGIRINEVESSGEVPGDWIEFVNTSATAIDLSGFVVRDNGEDESYTFPQGSVIEPGAYLVIDEVAAGVGDFSFGLGKDDQVRLFDAGGVLVDETAWTGHAAVTWGAEDVDGTVEWAATAESTRAAANVFPSDVPDAGSIVINEVDSQPADWIEFYNAGDTDLDISGYEIRDNSDDHRWQFGPGTRIAAGEFLVVEEGTIGIVGGAEAAFRDPIGIGSADRIRLFDAAGKLIDDTLPWSGHAAIDGDFAAATLARCPDGRGSFVLARSTPGAANSCVMPDVAINEIESNGDATDWVEVVNTGSTPVDVAGWTVMDGDPVGHAAETTPLPAGAVLEPGAYLVFDQPKDFVFGLGNGDTVTLRDANLNVVDEHVYTAHAAGVLARCADGSGDFVDIAVSTKGLRNACGNPVRINEVESDGGSPDDWIELVNPTASTLDVSGVVVKDDDDAHAYPIPAGTTIAAGGHLVIERAALGFGLGDGDTVRLFDGDLLVDSASWGAGHAATTWGRCPDTTGAFGVTARSTKGEANVCSGEIAVSAWTGSAEVRVLDSAPTFLEDSSGLDVQETKDGAFLWAVDNGEGRIWKLKAHADGSFSQIPGWDSGKRVRFQKDAANPGAAGPDTEGITVDDEGAVYVASERDNSAKGVNLNTVLKVDPETSAGDLVAQQEWDLTSLLPAVGANLGMEAVQWVPDSALDGKLFDITTGAAYDSTTHAGHGGGLFFVAVEDNGHVYAFALAADGGATLVSEIAPGLPGVMALDYDSVLDVLWAVCDDGCQGRSAQITLNGSAQPGIAHFARPTGMPDINNEGFATAPASLSADGQRPVWWFADGFASEALRVGTLPGTAGENPGNPGNPGGEKPPLPGSALTDDNRNGVTVDPAVASRGQTVTVTAGAAHASERVSVWMYSEPVRLATGAASADGALTVTIPTDAPLGAHRIAVYSAAGELIGWADIRVTQSGGGLAATGAEIPSAAIALALLLMLGGALAVRRRSRAA, from the coding sequence ATGTCCCGCCTGCATTCCGCGGCTGCGGTCACGACGGTCTGCGCACTCAGCGCCGCCGCCCTGCTCGCCGTACCGCTCGCCGCCACCGGAGCCGAGACCGGCATCCGCATCAACGAGGTCGAATCCAGCGGAGAGGTGCCGGGCGACTGGATCGAGTTCGTCAACACCTCTGCCACGGCGATCGATCTGAGCGGCTTCGTCGTCCGCGACAACGGCGAGGACGAGTCGTACACGTTCCCGCAGGGGAGCGTCATCGAGCCAGGGGCGTATCTCGTGATCGATGAGGTCGCCGCGGGCGTCGGAGACTTCTCCTTCGGTCTGGGCAAGGACGATCAGGTGCGACTGTTCGACGCGGGCGGAGTGCTCGTCGACGAGACCGCCTGGACAGGGCATGCCGCGGTCACCTGGGGAGCCGAGGACGTCGACGGCACCGTCGAATGGGCGGCGACCGCCGAGAGCACCAGGGCGGCGGCGAACGTCTTCCCGTCCGACGTCCCCGATGCGGGCTCGATCGTCATCAACGAGGTCGACTCGCAGCCGGCCGACTGGATCGAGTTCTACAACGCGGGCGACACCGACCTCGACATCTCGGGGTATGAGATCCGCGACAATTCGGACGACCACCGGTGGCAGTTCGGCCCCGGCACCCGGATCGCCGCGGGAGAGTTCCTCGTGGTCGAGGAGGGCACCATCGGCATCGTCGGCGGTGCGGAAGCCGCCTTCCGCGATCCGATCGGCATCGGCAGCGCCGACCGCATCCGACTCTTCGACGCTGCGGGAAAGCTGATCGACGACACGCTCCCGTGGAGCGGACACGCGGCGATCGACGGCGACTTCGCTGCGGCCACGCTCGCCCGCTGCCCAGACGGTCGGGGATCCTTCGTGCTCGCCCGTTCGACGCCGGGCGCGGCGAACTCCTGCGTGATGCCCGATGTGGCGATCAACGAGATCGAGTCGAACGGCGACGCCACCGACTGGGTCGAGGTCGTCAACACCGGAAGCACGCCGGTGGATGTGGCCGGGTGGACCGTCATGGACGGCGATCCGGTCGGTCATGCGGCCGAGACGACCCCGCTGCCGGCCGGCGCAGTGCTGGAACCCGGTGCGTACCTCGTCTTCGACCAGCCGAAGGACTTCGTGTTCGGACTGGGCAACGGCGACACCGTCACGCTGCGCGACGCGAACCTGAACGTCGTCGACGAGCACGTCTACACCGCCCACGCGGCCGGTGTCCTGGCTCGCTGCGCGGACGGCAGCGGCGACTTCGTCGACATCGCCGTATCGACCAAGGGGCTGCGCAACGCCTGCGGGAACCCGGTGCGGATCAACGAGGTCGAGTCGGACGGCGGATCGCCCGACGACTGGATCGAGCTCGTCAACCCGACGGCCTCGACGCTCGACGTGTCCGGCGTCGTCGTCAAGGACGACGACGATGCGCATGCCTATCCGATCCCTGCCGGCACGACGATCGCCGCGGGGGGCCACCTCGTGATCGAGCGCGCCGCTCTGGGCTTCGGCCTCGGCGACGGCGACACGGTGCGGCTGTTCGACGGCGATCTGCTCGTGGACTCCGCCTCGTGGGGCGCGGGCCACGCCGCGACGACCTGGGGACGCTGCCCCGACACGACCGGCGCCTTCGGCGTCACGGCCCGCAGCACCAAGGGAGAGGCGAACGTCTGTTCCGGAGAGATCGCGGTCTCGGCCTGGACGGGGTCGGCGGAGGTCAGGGTGCTCGACTCGGCTCCGACGTTCCTCGAGGACAGCTCGGGTCTGGACGTACAGGAGACGAAGGACGGTGCATTCCTGTGGGCCGTCGACAACGGCGAGGGGCGGATCTGGAAGCTGAAGGCGCATGCCGACGGCTCCTTCTCGCAGATCCCGGGCTGGGATTCGGGTAAGCGGGTGCGATTCCAGAAGGATGCAGCGAACCCCGGTGCGGCCGGCCCCGACACCGAGGGCATCACCGTCGACGACGAAGGCGCCGTGTACGTCGCCTCGGAGCGCGACAACAGTGCCAAGGGCGTGAACCTCAACACTGTGCTGAAGGTCGATCCCGAGACATCCGCCGGCGACCTCGTCGCCCAGCAGGAGTGGGACCTCACCTCGCTGCTGCCGGCCGTCGGTGCGAACCTCGGCATGGAGGCGGTGCAGTGGGTGCCGGACTCGGCCCTCGACGGGAAGCTCTTCGACATCACGACCGGCGCCGCGTACGACTCGACGACCCACGCCGGCCACGGTGGCGGGCTGTTCTTCGTCGCGGTCGAGGACAACGGTCACGTGTACGCCTTCGCGCTCGCCGCCGACGGCGGGGCCACGCTCGTCTCCGAGATCGCGCCAGGGCTTCCCGGAGTGATGGCTCTCGACTACGACAGCGTCCTCGACGTGCTCTGGGCGGTCTGCGACGACGGCTGCCAGGGCCGCTCGGCGCAGATCACGCTCAACGGCTCGGCGCAGCCGGGGATCGCGCACTTCGCGCGGCCCACCGGCATGCCCGACATCAACAACGAGGGATTCGCCACGGCTCCGGCGTCGCTCTCCGCCGACGGGCAGCGTCCGGTCTGGTGGTTCGCCGACGGATTCGCCTCGGAAGCTCTCAGGGTGGGCACCCTTCCCGGCACGGCGGGGGAGAACCCCGGCAATCCGGGCAACCCCGGCGGCGAGAAGCCGCCGCTGCCCGGCTCGGCGCTCACCGACGACAACCGCAACGGGGTGACGGTCGACCCGGCGGTCGCCTCACGGGGGCAGACCGTGACGGTGACGGCGGGCGCAGCGCACGCCTCCGAGCGTGTGTCGGTGTGGATGTACTCCGAGCCGGTGCGCCTGGCGACGGGTGCGGCCTCCGCCGACGGAGCGCTCACGGTCACGATCCCGACGGATGCTCCGCTCGGCGCCCACCGTATCGCGGTGTACTCCGCAGCCGGTGAGCTGATCGGCTGGGCCGACATCCGCGTCACGCAGAGCGGCGGGGGGCTCGCCGCGACAGGTGCGGAGATCCCCTCTGCCGCGATCGCGCTGGCGCTGCTGCTGATGCTGGGCGGCGCGCTCGCGGTCCGCCGACGCAGCCGCGCGGCCTAG
- a CDS encoding ABC transporter permease: protein MSITSIGIIARLELTQRLRSVGWYVLLGVFALVLLAVTGFSFAVYSWGDFVGAGVFSIVVNMVLLLVVLVSPTLSGNAINGDRDAATLAAVQVTAASTGDIMVGKLVAAVATGFAFLVVAIPFLAVSLLGGGSNPLVLLVSLLVLIVEIIIVAAIGVGLSGLIARPLFSVATTYLVIAGLVIGTLIAFLLGGMAVRTETTQYNRPYDDVGNVDCESWDSYTTEVPRFDLVWWVLAANPFVVLADATPTEFDPNGYPVDMFGQIKLGVRSAQQTPLDQRFDECSDDPYVYPTPEETIAGTVPSWFVGLGVQLVLAGGLFAGAWSRTRTPAKRLPPGTRIA, encoded by the coding sequence ATGAGCATCACCAGCATCGGGATCATCGCCCGCCTCGAACTCACCCAGCGCCTGCGCAGCGTGGGCTGGTATGTCCTGCTCGGCGTGTTCGCACTCGTGCTGCTCGCCGTCACCGGCTTCTCCTTCGCCGTCTACTCGTGGGGCGACTTCGTCGGAGCGGGGGTGTTCTCGATCGTCGTGAACATGGTGCTGCTGCTCGTCGTCCTCGTGTCGCCGACGCTCAGCGGCAACGCGATCAACGGCGACCGCGACGCCGCGACCCTCGCCGCCGTGCAGGTCACCGCCGCGTCGACCGGCGACATCATGGTGGGCAAGCTCGTCGCCGCCGTCGCGACCGGCTTCGCGTTCCTCGTCGTGGCCATCCCGTTCCTGGCCGTCTCGCTGCTCGGCGGCGGCTCGAACCCGCTCGTGCTGCTCGTCTCGCTCCTCGTGCTCATCGTCGAGATCATCATCGTGGCGGCGATCGGCGTGGGGCTCAGCGGCTTGATCGCCCGTCCGCTGTTCTCCGTCGCGACGACGTACCTCGTGATCGCCGGTCTGGTGATCGGCACGCTCATCGCGTTTCTGCTCGGCGGGATGGCCGTGCGCACCGAGACCACGCAGTACAACCGCCCCTACGACGACGTCGGCAACGTGGACTGCGAGTCCTGGGACTCCTACACGACCGAGGTCCCGCGTTTCGACCTCGTGTGGTGGGTGCTCGCCGCCAACCCCTTCGTGGTGCTCGCGGATGCGACGCCGACCGAGTTCGATCCGAACGGATACCCGGTCGACATGTTCGGTCAGATCAAGCTCGGTGTGCGCAGCGCTCAGCAGACTCCGCTCGACCAGCGCTTCGACGAGTGCTCCGACGACCCGTACGTCTACCCGACGCCCGAGGAGACCATCGCCGGCACCGTGCCCAGCTGGTTCGTCGGTCTGGGCGTGCAGCTCGTGCTCGCCGGAGGGCTGTTCGCGGGTGCCTGGTCGCGGACCCGCACGCCGGCGAAGCGGCTCCCGCCGGGCACGCGCATCGCCTGA
- a CDS encoding ABC transporter ATP-binding protein, with translation MTGIVVEGVSRSFGSVQAVRAATLRAEPGRVTGLVGPNGAGKTTLLLMLASLLAPDTGTIRIGGVDPSEDPLAARRLLGWMPDALGAWPSLTARETITTTARLYGIAPDAAADRAAQLLALVDLADLADAPAKVLSRGQKQKLGLARALVHDPQVLLLDEPASGLDPEARIQLRVLLRRLAAEGRTVLISSHILSELEEVIDDAVFLVAGSVADGAEAQNTGRAWRIRMLGADAARQAADSWQVAQILGIPVESIGADRGGVLVGFVDDEAAATGLHTLVTAGLRISEFAPAQSALEHTFLNLHRPSAAPQAAAAPGSSTTPGAPPSAPPPPPAATAKNPEEAGA, from the coding sequence ATGACCGGAATCGTCGTCGAGGGTGTCAGCAGATCGTTCGGGAGCGTCCAGGCGGTGCGTGCGGCGACGCTGCGCGCCGAGCCGGGCAGGGTCACCGGGCTCGTCGGGCCGAACGGAGCGGGCAAGACGACGCTGCTCCTCATGCTCGCGTCGCTCCTCGCGCCCGACACTGGAACGATCCGCATCGGCGGGGTCGACCCCTCCGAAGACCCGCTCGCCGCGCGGCGCCTGCTCGGCTGGATGCCGGATGCCCTCGGCGCCTGGCCGTCGCTGACCGCCAGGGAGACGATCACGACGACCGCACGCCTGTACGGGATCGCGCCGGACGCCGCTGCCGACCGTGCCGCCCAGCTGCTCGCCCTCGTGGATCTCGCCGATCTCGCCGACGCCCCGGCCAAGGTGCTCTCGCGCGGACAGAAGCAGAAGCTCGGACTCGCGCGCGCCCTCGTGCACGACCCGCAGGTGCTCCTGCTCGACGAGCCGGCATCCGGGCTCGACCCGGAGGCCCGCATCCAGTTGCGGGTGCTGCTTCGGCGCCTGGCGGCGGAGGGGCGGACGGTGCTGATCTCCAGTCACATCCTCTCCGAGCTCGAAGAGGTCATCGACGACGCGGTGTTCCTCGTCGCCGGCTCCGTGGCCGACGGCGCCGAGGCGCAGAACACCGGTCGCGCCTGGCGGATCCGGATGCTCGGCGCCGACGCCGCCCGCCAGGCCGCCGATTCATGGCAGGTCGCCCAGATCCTCGGCATCCCGGTCGAGTCGATCGGCGCCGACCGCGGGGGAGTGCTCGTCGGATTCGTGGACGACGAGGCCGCGGCCACCGGACTGCACACGCTCGTCACCGCGGGCCTGCGCATCTCCGAGTTCGCTCCGGCGCAGAGCGCTCTGGAGCACACGTTCCTGAACCTGCACCGCCCGTCCGCGGCACCTCAGGCCGCCGCCGCTCCCGGCTCCTCGACGACACCGGGCGCACCGCCCTCGGCACCGCCGCCCCCGCCCGCCGCGACGGCGAAGAACCCCGAGGAGGCCGGAGCATGA
- a CDS encoding YccF domain-containing protein, translating to MRTILNIIWLIFAGLALFLGYMLAGILLCIPIVTIPWAIASFRIARYAIWPFGREIVSKPTSGVGSFLGNVLWVVLAGWWLALGHIVSGLALCITIIGIPLGVADFKMVPVSLMPLGKEIVSRRGAFDRTL from the coding sequence GTGCGCACCATCCTCAACATCATCTGGCTGATCTTCGCCGGTCTCGCCCTGTTCCTCGGCTACATGCTGGCGGGCATCCTGCTCTGCATCCCGATCGTGACGATCCCCTGGGCCATTGCCTCGTTCCGCATCGCCCGATACGCGATCTGGCCGTTCGGTCGCGAGATCGTCAGCAAGCCCACCTCGGGCGTGGGCTCGTTCCTGGGCAACGTGCTGTGGGTCGTCCTCGCCGGGTGGTGGCTGGCTCTCGGCCACATCGTCTCGGGTCTCGCGCTCTGCATCACGATCATCGGGATCCCCCTCGGGGTCGCCGACTTCAAGATGGTCCCCGTCTCGCTGATGCCGCTGGGCAAGGAGATCGTCTCGCGCCGCGGCGCTTTCGATCGCACTCTCTGA
- a CDS encoding hemerythrin domain-containing protein — MDADRLIAWDEELRRAHSRLRAALEATRSALDDGADAPDAASDLVLFCIGFCSALDGHHLSEDRALFPALREEHPELGEVIDKLMQDHSMLAHLLGALRMAAEGGESRDALERHLDGIGAIMESHFRFEERQILAPLRALRLDRAVPEVLGPL, encoded by the coding sequence ATGGATGCCGACCGCCTGATCGCCTGGGACGAGGAGCTGCGCCGGGCTCACAGCCGGCTGCGGGCCGCTCTCGAGGCCACCCGCTCAGCGCTGGATGACGGAGCCGATGCCCCGGATGCCGCCTCCGACCTCGTGCTGTTCTGCATCGGCTTCTGCTCGGCGCTCGACGGGCATCACCTGAGCGAGGATCGGGCGCTGTTCCCCGCGCTGCGCGAGGAGCATCCCGAGCTCGGCGAAGTCATCGACAAGCTCATGCAGGATCACTCGATGCTCGCCCATCTGCTCGGTGCGCTGCGCATGGCGGCCGAGGGCGGCGAGAGTCGGGACGCCCTCGAACGGCACCTCGATGGCATCGGGGCGATCATGGAATCGCATTTCCGCTTCGAGGAGCGGCAGATCCTCGCCCCGCTGCGGGCGCTGCGTCTGGATCGCGCGGTGCCCGAGGTGCTCGGTCCGCTCTGA
- a CDS encoding glycerophosphodiester phosphodiesterase family protein: MPRKSPLVIGHRGAPGYRPEHSRSSYELALAMGVDAVEPDVVATKDGVLVVRHENEISGTTDVADHPEFADRKTTKRVDGQALTGWFTEDFTWDELSTLRSRERLPEVRLSSASFSGSQAILRLTDVLDIVREGSVEHGREIGVVLEVKHATYFASIGLDLAPLIERELRAAGWADGELPLIIECFESTILKQLRSRGISASYIYLIEASGRPYDLLVAQGKQALTYKATVTPQGLDALVGQVDGISVNKRMLLDPGNTIVPDAHERGLQVFTWTCRPENAFLAAEYRSSGGKNAYGDYEAEWGVIARTGVDGVFVDHPDLGVGFFRS; the protein is encoded by the coding sequence GTGCCCAGGAAATCGCCTCTCGTGATCGGGCACCGTGGTGCGCCCGGCTATCGTCCGGAACACAGTCGATCGTCGTACGAGCTCGCGCTCGCGATGGGGGTGGATGCGGTCGAGCCCGACGTCGTCGCGACGAAGGACGGCGTGCTCGTCGTGCGTCACGAGAACGAGATCTCGGGGACCACGGACGTCGCCGACCATCCCGAGTTCGCGGACCGCAAGACCACCAAGCGCGTCGACGGCCAGGCGCTGACCGGGTGGTTCACCGAGGACTTCACGTGGGACGAGCTCAGCACGCTGCGCAGCCGCGAGCGTCTGCCGGAGGTGCGCCTGTCGAGCGCCAGCTTCAGCGGATCGCAGGCGATCCTGCGTCTGACTGACGTGCTCGACATCGTGCGCGAGGGCTCGGTCGAGCACGGTCGCGAGATCGGGGTCGTGCTGGAGGTCAAGCACGCCACCTATTTCGCGAGCATCGGTCTCGATCTCGCCCCACTGATCGAACGCGAGCTGCGCGCTGCCGGCTGGGCCGACGGCGAGCTGCCGCTGATCATCGAGTGCTTCGAATCCACGATCCTCAAGCAGCTGCGCTCGCGCGGCATCTCAGCGTCGTACATCTACCTGATCGAGGCGTCGGGGCGTCCGTACGACCTGCTCGTCGCGCAGGGCAAGCAGGCGCTCACCTACAAGGCGACCGTCACCCCGCAGGGGCTCGACGCGCTGGTCGGTCAGGTCGACGGCATCAGCGTCAACAAGCGGATGCTGCTCGACCCCGGCAACACGATCGTCCCGGATGCGCACGAGAGGGGGCTGCAGGTCTTCACCTGGACGTGTCGCCCCGAGAACGCGTTCCTAGCGGCGGAGTACCGCAGCTCCGGGGGCAAGAACGCCTACGGCGACTACGAGGCCGAGTGGGGCGTCATCGCCCGGACGGGCGTGGACGGCGTCTTCGTCGACCACCCCGATCTGGGCGTCGGCTTCTTCCGCAGCTGA